A stretch of Triticum aestivum cultivar Chinese Spring chromosome 1D, IWGSC CS RefSeq v2.1, whole genome shotgun sequence DNA encodes these proteins:
- the LOC123179740 gene encoding two-component response regulator ORR42-like — protein MASSLKALLVEDIKVDSMVLSFMLRRFHCEVTLAKNGKEAVDMFLEGNKFDIVLCDKDMPIMTGPEAVMKIRAMGATDVKIVGVSADDNAMEAFMSAGADDFVPKPMRLEVLGPMIEEVINRKNN, from the exons ATGGCATCATCCCTCAAGGCACTGCTTGTTGAGGATATTAAGGTTGACAGCATGGTTCTCTCCTTCATGCTACGCAGATTTCACTGTGAGGTCACCCTGGCTAAGAATGGGAAAGAAGCCGTTGATATGTTCCTTGAGGGTAACAAGTTCGACATTGTTTTGTGTGATAAGGACATGCCCATAATGACCGGTCCCGAG GCAGTCATGAAGATCCGTGCTATGGGAGCCACCGATGTGAAGATCGTCGGGGTGTCCGCTGATGATAACGCCATGGAGGCGTTCATGAGTGCCGGTGCTGATGACTTTGTGCCCAAACCAATGAGGCTTGAGGTTCTCGGGCCTATGATTGAGGAGGTCATCAACAGGAAAAACAATTAG